The Mycobacteriales bacterium genome includes a region encoding these proteins:
- a CDS encoding fumarylacetoacetate hydrolase family protein: MRLASFAPPGGAARLGVLVTADGPDAVVDVRRVDPRLPADVPAVLAGGPVVLDQLRRAVGAAGEDARHRVADVELLAPVPRPGKIVAVGLNYRDHAEETGDAIPEAPVVFAKFPSSVTGPYADIVHPADSTRLDYEGELGVVIGRRCRHVEEADAPGVIGGYLVLDDVSARDVQNRNSQWTLGKSYDTFAPIGPAVVTPDEVGDPQALDISTHVNEEPRQKSNTRNMIFGVYELVSRISAVCTLEPGDIIATGTPGGVGIGFDPERLLAVGDVVRVTVQGIGTIANRVTAASA; encoded by the coding sequence ATGCGGCTGGCGAGCTTCGCGCCGCCTGGCGGCGCCGCCCGGCTCGGCGTGCTGGTCACCGCCGACGGGCCGGACGCCGTGGTGGATGTGCGCCGCGTCGACCCGCGGCTGCCCGCGGACGTGCCGGCGGTGCTGGCCGGCGGCCCGGTGGTGCTGGACCAACTGCGCCGTGCCGTCGGGGCCGCCGGCGAGGACGCCCGGCACCGGGTGGCCGACGTCGAGCTGCTGGCGCCGGTGCCGCGGCCGGGCAAGATCGTCGCGGTCGGGCTGAACTACCGCGACCACGCCGAGGAGACCGGCGACGCAATCCCCGAGGCGCCGGTCGTCTTCGCCAAGTTCCCCAGCTCGGTGACCGGTCCGTACGCCGACATCGTCCACCCGGCCGACTCGACCCGGCTGGACTACGAGGGCGAGCTCGGCGTCGTCATCGGCCGGCGCTGCCGGCACGTCGAGGAGGCCGACGCCCCCGGCGTGATCGGCGGCTACCTGGTGCTCGACGACGTCAGCGCCCGGGACGTGCAGAACCGCAACTCCCAGTGGACGCTCGGCAAGAGCTACGACACCTTCGCGCCGATCGGACCGGCCGTGGTCACCCCGGACGAGGTCGGCGATCCGCAGGCCCTGGACATCAGCACCCACGTCAACGAGGAGCCGCGGCAGAAGTCCAACACCCGCAACATGATCTTCGGCGTGTACGAGCTGGTCAGCCGGATCAGCGCGGTGTGCACGCTGGAACCCGGCGACATCATCGCCACCGGCACCCCGGGCGGCGTCGGCATCGGCTTCGACCCCGAGCGGCTGCTGGCGGTCGGCGACGTAGTCCGGGTGACCGTGCAGGGCATCGGCACGATCGCCAACCGGGTGACGGCGGCCTCCGCGTGA
- a CDS encoding SMP-30/gluconolactonase/LRE family protein, with amino-acid sequence MSDTCDELGEGPRWHVARQELIWVDILAGTVRWAGWSAGGLRVLRTVRLDRPVGAITPVAGGGYLAAAADGLAWLEEAGTLTPLPGAAGTAAASPDGSLRMNDATCDPWGRFWAGSMPYDTRRTGAGRLVRLDPDLSLTTVLDAVTVSNGLVWNAAADRMWYADSADPVVWQFDVDPDSGAVRGRRPFAELAGAVPDGMCRDDEDHVWVAAHGGAAVHRYDPHGRLVGTVDVPGVAGVTSCAFGGADGGTLFITTGHIGLDPAARAAAPLAGRLHAVDPGVTGPGLTEFAGRRFS; translated from the coding sequence GTGTCGGACACGTGTGACGAGCTCGGCGAGGGACCGCGCTGGCACGTCGCCCGGCAGGAGCTGATCTGGGTCGACATCCTCGCCGGCACCGTCCGCTGGGCCGGCTGGAGCGCGGGCGGGCTTCGGGTGCTGCGCACCGTCCGGCTGGACCGCCCGGTCGGGGCGATCACCCCGGTCGCCGGCGGCGGCTACTTGGCCGCTGCCGCCGACGGGCTGGCCTGGCTGGAGGAGGCCGGCACGCTGACCCCGCTGCCCGGGGCGGCCGGAACGGCGGCGGCCAGCCCGGACGGCTCGCTGCGGATGAACGACGCCACCTGTGATCCGTGGGGCCGCTTCTGGGCGGGGTCCATGCCGTACGACACCCGGCGGACCGGGGCCGGCCGGCTGGTCCGGCTGGACCCGGACCTGTCGCTCACCACGGTGCTGGACGCGGTCACGGTGTCCAACGGGCTGGTGTGGAACGCCGCCGCCGACCGGATGTGGTACGCCGACAGCGCGGACCCGGTGGTCTGGCAGTTCGACGTCGACCCAGACTCCGGGGCGGTCCGCGGTCGCCGGCCGTTCGCCGAGCTGGCCGGCGCCGTGCCGGACGGCATGTGCCGGGACGACGAGGACCACGTGTGGGTGGCCGCCCACGGCGGCGCCGCCGTGCACCGGTACGACCCGCACGGCCGGCTGGTCGGCACGGTCGACGTACCGGGGGTGGCCGGCGTGACGTCGTGCGCCTTCGGCGGCGCCGACGGCGGCACGCTGTTCATCACCACCGGCCACATCGGCCTGGACCCGGCCGCCCGGGCGGCCGCCCCGCTGGCCGGTCGACTGCACGCCGTCGACCCCGGGGTGACCGGCCCGGGCCTGACCGAGTTTGCCGGCCGCCGGTTCAGTTGA
- a CDS encoding GntR family transcriptional regulator, with the protein MTSSRRSTKKDSVALSLAATEPATRTSLGDVVAERLREAILNDQLSPGQHLREEEISKTLDVSRGPVRDAFLVLEREGLISLSRHRGATVVELSLEDLGEVYSLRSATEALAVRLAIRRRQAGDLDRLENSLSELQVAMRRKITEQIAARLDVNFHDAIFRAAHHDRLYKSWSNIRMQVYWLLLSRNVAGPDWRENMAQSHARLLDLIRAGDESEAVAAIGDHIRSAYTRIWVALADNDGPETGPSQRDIAESFLLD; encoded by the coding sequence ATGACCAGTTCGCGGCGCTCGACGAAGAAGGACTCGGTGGCGCTCTCCCTGGCCGCGACGGAGCCGGCGACGCGCACCTCGCTGGGCGATGTGGTGGCCGAGCGGCTGCGCGAGGCCATTCTCAACGACCAGCTGTCACCGGGGCAGCACCTGCGCGAGGAGGAGATCTCCAAGACCCTCGACGTGAGCCGGGGTCCGGTGCGGGACGCCTTCCTGGTGCTGGAGCGGGAAGGGCTGATCAGCCTGTCCCGGCATCGCGGCGCCACCGTGGTCGAGCTGTCCCTGGAGGACCTCGGTGAGGTCTACAGCCTGCGCTCGGCGACCGAGGCGCTGGCGGTGCGGCTGGCGATCCGGCGCCGGCAGGCCGGTGACCTCGACCGGCTGGAGAACAGCCTGAGTGAGTTGCAGGTCGCGATGCGCCGGAAGATCACCGAGCAGATCGCGGCCCGGCTGGACGTGAACTTCCACGACGCGATCTTCCGGGCCGCGCACCACGACCGGCTCTACAAGAGCTGGTCCAACATCCGCATGCAGGTCTACTGGTTGCTGCTGTCCCGCAACGTCGCCGGGCCGGACTGGCGGGAGAACATGGCGCAGAGCCACGCCCGGTTGCTCGACCTCATCCGGGCCGGCGACGAGAGCGAGGCCGTGGCCGCGATCGGGGATCACATCCGGTCCGCATACACCCGCATCTGGGTCGCGCTGGCCGACAACGACGGTCCGGAGACAGGCCCGTCGCAGCGGGACATCGCGGAGTCCTTCCTGCTCGACTGA
- a CDS encoding SDR family NAD(P)-dependent oxidoreductase — MTAPGRVAVVNGGARGIGAEVCGQLAAAGAAVAVLDIDAGAAGERAAELADRGGAAVGVGCDIADEAAVEAAFARVDAELGPATVLVNNAGINLRQPPLELDLVGWHRTLAVNLTGYFLCARAAAARMIPAGGGSIVNVSSIAGSSALGRGNLAYAVSKGGVDALTRELAVEWAGAGIRVNGVAPCQVATAGFVSVEQTRTAAGDSTATDYRRGIPLGRPARPEEIAAAVVFLASDAASMITGVLLPVDGGNLALNAGGTVG, encoded by the coding sequence GTGACCGCGCCCGGCCGGGTCGCGGTCGTCAACGGCGGCGCCCGTGGCATCGGCGCCGAGGTGTGCGGGCAGCTGGCCGCGGCCGGTGCGGCGGTGGCGGTGCTCGACATTGACGCCGGGGCGGCCGGCGAGCGGGCGGCCGAGCTGGCCGACCGCGGCGGCGCCGCGGTCGGCGTCGGCTGCGACATCGCCGACGAGGCGGCGGTGGAGGCGGCCTTCGCCCGGGTCGACGCCGAGCTGGGACCGGCCACCGTGCTGGTCAACAACGCCGGCATCAACCTGCGGCAGCCGCCGCTCGAACTGGACCTGGTCGGGTGGCACCGGACGCTGGCGGTGAACCTCACCGGCTACTTCCTCTGCGCCCGGGCGGCCGCCGCCCGGATGATTCCGGCCGGTGGCGGGTCGATCGTCAACGTGTCCTCGATCGCCGGCAGCAGCGCGCTCGGCCGGGGCAACCTCGCGTACGCGGTGTCCAAGGGCGGGGTGGACGCGCTGACCCGGGAGCTGGCGGTCGAGTGGGCCGGCGCTGGCATCCGGGTCAACGGGGTGGCTCCCTGCCAGGTCGCCACGGCCGGCTTCGTCTCGGTGGAACAGACCCGGACGGCGGCCGGCGACAGCACCGCCACCGACTACCGCCGGGGCATCCCGCTGGGCCGACCGGCCCGGCCGGAGGAGATCGCGGCGGCCGTCGTCTTCCTCGCCTCGGACGCCGCCAGCATGATCACCGGTGTGCTGCTCCCGGTGGACGGCGGCAACCTCGCGCTCAACGCCGGCGGAACCGTCGGCTGA
- a CDS encoding glycine-rich protein, protein MGVVGGAAALSVAVAGCSMSAGASAQALDAAPPPYTYQGNSVQQYSVPDGVTSLSITAIGGSGGKGATASSRSNGAQVTGTLAVQPNQLLLISVAGEGGNAGSDDTDPAGGWGGLNAKGGNGNAAKDHQRTSGAGGGATTIQLAAADGSNPQTVLVAGGGGGSGAASGDPINAGSGGSAGCNFQGSPWWPGADGSNGSSSVLKGGKGGTAAGESGPAGGRGDGGSGLGGNGGGGGGGVNGGNPGTGAAMTSAGGGGGGGSSTTSGMGDVSVACASTSGNGSVVISTNAS, encoded by the coding sequence GTGGGCGTCGTCGGAGGCGCCGCGGCGCTGTCCGTCGCCGTTGCCGGGTGCTCGATGAGCGCCGGAGCGTCGGCCCAAGCGCTCGACGCCGCGCCGCCGCCGTATACGTACCAAGGCAATTCGGTGCAGCAGTACTCGGTGCCCGACGGAGTGACCAGCCTGTCGATCACGGCCATCGGCGGGTCCGGAGGCAAGGGGGCGACCGCCTCGTCGCGGTCCAACGGCGCCCAGGTGACGGGAACCCTCGCCGTCCAGCCGAACCAACTGCTGCTCATCTCGGTCGCCGGCGAGGGCGGCAACGCCGGCAGCGACGACACCGACCCGGCCGGTGGCTGGGGCGGTCTGAACGCGAAGGGCGGCAACGGCAACGCCGCCAAGGACCACCAGCGCACGTCCGGCGCCGGCGGCGGCGCCACCACGATCCAGCTGGCCGCCGCCGACGGCAGCAACCCGCAGACGGTGCTGGTCGCGGGCGGCGGCGGTGGCTCGGGCGCCGCGAGCGGCGACCCCATCAACGCCGGCTCCGGCGGCAGCGCGGGCTGCAACTTCCAGGGGTCGCCGTGGTGGCCGGGCGCCGACGGCAGCAACGGGAGCAGCTCGGTCCTCAAGGGCGGCAAGGGCGGTACGGCGGCAGGCGAGTCGGGCCCAGCCGGCGGGCGCGGTGACGGCGGATCCGGGTTGGGCGGCAACGGCGGTGGCGGTGGAGGCGGCGTCAACGGCGGCAACCCGGGCACCGGCGCAGCCATGACCTCAGCCGGCGGCGGCGGGGGCGGGGGAAGCTCCACCACCTCCGGCATGGGCGACGTCAGCGTGGCGTGCGCCTCGACCAGCGGCAACGGCTCAGTCGTCATCAGCACCAACGCCAGCTGA
- a CDS encoding transketolase C-terminal domain-containing protein, whose product MSPRVTLSQAYRQGLAEEMRADPSILVYGTDLFERGGHWGQVRGLGDEFGRDRVRNAPISEAAMVAAGVGAAMNGLRPVVDLNFIDFAFGAMDEIVNQAAKVRYMWGAPMPLVIRGTNGVAGGGAQHNNSIESWFAHTPGLLVAMPSTPADTKGLIKSALRGQDPVIFLMHKLLAGLRGEVGGEEDLVPFGRGVVRRPGRDVTIATYGVTVSRSVAAAEQLAAEGVEVEVLDLRTVAPLDLELVEDSVRRTRRLVVVTEAPRHGGIGAEIAAALAESLHGELDGPVLRVGAPHVPTPHSPTLLAAATPTAEDIARAVRLAVPARAA is encoded by the coding sequence ATGAGCCCGCGCGTGACCCTGTCCCAGGCCTATCGGCAGGGCCTGGCCGAGGAGATGCGGGCCGACCCGTCGATCCTGGTCTACGGCACCGACCTGTTCGAGCGCGGCGGCCACTGGGGCCAGGTCCGCGGGCTCGGCGACGAGTTCGGCCGGGACCGGGTGCGCAACGCGCCGATCTCCGAGGCGGCCATGGTCGCGGCCGGGGTCGGCGCGGCGATGAACGGCCTGCGCCCGGTGGTCGACCTCAACTTCATCGACTTCGCCTTCGGCGCGATGGACGAGATCGTCAACCAGGCGGCCAAGGTGCGCTACATGTGGGGCGCGCCGATGCCGCTGGTCATCCGCGGCACCAACGGGGTGGCCGGGGGAGGGGCGCAGCACAACAACTCGATCGAGTCCTGGTTCGCGCACACCCCCGGGCTGCTGGTGGCGATGCCCTCGACGCCGGCCGACACCAAGGGGCTGATCAAGTCCGCGCTGCGCGGCCAGGACCCGGTCATCTTCCTCATGCACAAGCTGCTGGCCGGGCTGCGCGGGGAGGTCGGCGGCGAGGAGGACCTGGTGCCGTTCGGGCGGGGCGTCGTCCGCCGGCCGGGCCGGGATGTCACCATCGCCACCTACGGGGTGACGGTGTCCCGGTCGGTGGCCGCGGCCGAGCAGCTGGCCGCGGAGGGGGTCGAGGTGGAGGTGCTGGACCTGCGTACGGTGGCGCCGCTCGACCTGGAGCTGGTGGAGGACAGCGTCCGCCGCACCCGCCGGCTGGTGGTGGTGACCGAGGCGCCGCGGCACGGCGGGATCGGCGCCGAGATCGCGGCCGCGCTGGCCGAGTCGCTGCACGGCGAGCTGGACGGGCCGGTGCTGCGGGTCGGCGCGCCGCACGTGCCCACCCCGCATAGCCCCACCCTGCTTGCCGCGGCCACCCCGACCGCGGAGGACATCGCCCGGGCGGTGCGCCTGGCCGTACCGGCCCGTGCCGCCTGA
- a CDS encoding DinB family protein: MPDSDTAAHPARNAAWSDVGMSVLPRVPEPSDGEERSVLLGWLAFHRNALEAKCEGLDAEQLATRSAPPSPLSLLGLVRHLTEMERVYAVWALGPKSELRFVWGEYSDGSPEWDIDADSSMLADSMAAWEREKQAADERIEQHAELGSVGSGNGYSVRWNLQKLIGEYARHNGHADLVRERIDGQTGE, translated from the coding sequence TTGCCCGATAGCGACACAGCGGCGCATCCCGCGCGCAATGCGGCATGGTCGGATGTTGGCATGAGCGTTCTGCCGCGGGTACCGGAGCCGTCGGACGGTGAGGAGCGCAGTGTCCTGTTGGGCTGGCTCGCGTTCCACCGCAATGCGCTGGAGGCCAAGTGCGAAGGCCTCGACGCGGAGCAGTTGGCGACCCGGTCCGCGCCACCGTCACCGCTGTCCTTGCTCGGGTTGGTCCGTCACCTGACGGAGATGGAGCGGGTGTACGCGGTGTGGGCGCTCGGGCCGAAGTCGGAGCTGCGGTTCGTGTGGGGCGAGTACAGCGACGGCAGCCCGGAGTGGGACATCGACGCCGATTCCTCAATGCTGGCCGATTCGATGGCGGCCTGGGAGCGGGAGAAACAGGCCGCCGACGAGCGAATCGAGCAGCACGCCGAGTTGGGTTCCGTCGGCAGCGGCAACGGCTACAGCGTGCGGTGGAACCTGCAGAAGCTCATCGGCGAGTACGCCCGGCACAACGGGCACGCCGATCTCGTCCGCGAGCGGATCGACGGACAGACCGGAGAATGA
- a CDS encoding biotin/lipoyl-containing protein: MARLDVTVPSYGMTEGDTYIQKWLVTAGSAVAEGAPLVLVETAKAETEIESPVAGVVGDLLCEADTEVPPGTVLTWIESVG, from the coding sequence GTGGCGCGGCTCGACGTGACCGTCCCCTCGTACGGCATGACCGAGGGCGACACCTATATCCAGAAGTGGCTGGTGACGGCCGGCTCGGCGGTGGCCGAGGGGGCGCCGCTGGTGCTGGTCGAGACGGCCAAGGCCGAGACCGAGATCGAGTCGCCGGTCGCCGGCGTGGTCGGCGATCTGCTCTGCGAGGCGGACACCGAGGTCCCGCCGGGCACCGTGCTGACCTGGATCGAGAGTGTGGGCTGA
- a CDS encoding thiamine pyrophosphate-dependent dehydrogenase E1 component subunit alpha, producing MTILDRQSAGGASSPELAPLDLTGVDRGQAESWLASMSLIRQFETVAEPLVMAGKIPGGMHSAIGQEATAVGVISALAEGDIVTGTHRSHHVTLAKGLPPREVMAELYGKATGSLGGRGGHMHLADVGRGHFGSNGIVGAGLGLALGAALGSSVGHRGQVAVGFFGDGAANIGRVWEYVNLAVVWQLPLVVVCENNLYAVETPYAQVTGGGDIAARARGFGLPAEKVDGQDVAAMHRAAAAAVQRARAGGGPTFIESLTYRLGGHDVGDRETYRTREEVERWRAAQDPVLRLAAAAQLAGLLSADDVAAALAAAEKAVAEAVEYAEASPFPDPGTLLTGVTATDLRIRSNP from the coding sequence ATGACGATCCTCGATCGCCAGTCGGCCGGCGGGGCCTCCTCGCCGGAGCTGGCACCGCTCGACCTGACCGGGGTGGACCGCGGGCAGGCCGAGAGCTGGCTGGCCTCGATGAGCCTGATCCGGCAGTTCGAGACGGTGGCCGAGCCGCTGGTGATGGCCGGCAAGATCCCCGGCGGCATGCACTCCGCCATCGGGCAGGAGGCGACCGCGGTCGGCGTCATCAGCGCGCTGGCCGAGGGCGACATCGTCACCGGCACCCACCGCAGCCACCACGTCACGCTGGCCAAGGGCCTGCCGCCGCGGGAGGTGATGGCCGAGCTCTACGGCAAGGCCACCGGCTCGCTCGGCGGCCGGGGCGGCCACATGCACCTGGCCGACGTCGGCCGCGGCCACTTCGGCTCCAACGGGATCGTCGGCGCCGGCCTCGGCCTCGCCCTCGGCGCCGCGCTCGGCTCCTCGGTCGGCCACCGCGGCCAGGTCGCGGTCGGCTTCTTCGGCGACGGCGCCGCCAACATCGGCCGGGTCTGGGAGTACGTCAACCTGGCCGTGGTGTGGCAGCTGCCGCTGGTGGTGGTGTGTGAGAACAACCTCTACGCGGTGGAGACCCCGTACGCGCAGGTGACCGGTGGCGGCGACATCGCCGCGCGGGCCCGCGGCTTCGGGCTGCCGGCGGAGAAGGTGGACGGGCAGGACGTGGCCGCGATGCACCGGGCCGCCGCCGCCGCGGTGCAGCGGGCCCGGGCCGGCGGGGGCCCGACCTTTATCGAATCGCTGACCTACCGACTCGGCGGGCACGACGTGGGGGACCGGGAGACGTACCGGACCCGGGAGGAGGTGGAGCGCTGGCGGGCGGCCCAGGACCCGGTGCTCCGGCTCGCCGCCGCGGCCCAGCTGGCCGGGCTGCTGTCGGCCGACGACGTGGCCGCCGCGCTGGCCGCCGCCGAGAAGGCGGTCGCCGAGGCGGTCGAGTACGCCGAGGCCTCGCCGTTCCCCGACCCCGGCACGCTGCTGACCGGCGTGACCGCCACCGACCTGCGGATCCGGAGCAACCCATGA
- a CDS encoding thiamine pyrophosphate-binding protein, with protein MDVGRQLGRMLHTLGVRRIYGLPGEDHMALLDALAGAGLEYCTAFDETSAVIMAATDAQLTGLPGVAVLSLAPGVSNGINGLLNTYLEQVPLLLISGQHPADGLPFVVRQGFDIESLVAPATKWRARVTAGMDLPAVLGKALDEAMSGRPGPVYLEIPDGVSTSPAVATDAAAEAAVRQLHDRWSAGPALRATAAPDGLRDRLAVSERPALVLGGRRRRVSRATVTAFAAAWRVPVFTTTRQKGALDPAFPFHAGTFLNGRFEKAILDRADLVVMIDPEAFDFYNKPWCFGANPVAITDELFTEWMNPFADRLVLDPDATLAALTERGGGPSAWTAEDVAAYRRGVRATLLPDSDTFSVAHAVDAALSAWPSDGYLVADAGFSKPLIALLSEPTLPDRFLASNALSTMGYSIPAAVGARRAGARPVLAFLGDGSLLMRATELAVSAGDGAPAVFVVLMDRALTQIQVKQERRKLATVGVTLPPIQCGKLAGALGIDGVDAYDAEELRVAVAKGLHGDRPMLVGAHVDPAPSRPLFELLRG; from the coding sequence GTGGACGTTGGGCGGCAACTAGGCCGGATGCTGCACACACTCGGGGTCAGGCGGATCTACGGCTTGCCTGGCGAGGATCACATGGCCTTGCTCGACGCGTTGGCCGGCGCGGGCCTGGAGTACTGCACGGCCTTCGACGAGACCTCCGCGGTGATCATGGCCGCGACCGACGCACAGCTGACCGGACTGCCCGGTGTCGCGGTGCTGTCCCTCGCCCCGGGCGTGAGCAACGGAATCAACGGGCTGCTCAACACATACCTGGAGCAGGTCCCGCTGTTGCTGATCTCGGGCCAGCACCCGGCCGACGGGCTGCCGTTCGTGGTCCGGCAGGGGTTCGACATCGAGTCCCTGGTCGCCCCCGCGACCAAGTGGCGGGCCCGGGTGACCGCCGGGATGGACCTGCCCGCCGTGCTCGGCAAGGCCTTGGACGAGGCGATGTCCGGCCGGCCGGGTCCGGTGTACCTGGAGATCCCGGACGGAGTGTCCACCTCCCCCGCGGTCGCCACCGACGCGGCCGCCGAGGCCGCGGTGCGGCAGTTGCACGACCGCTGGTCCGCGGGACCCGCGCTCCGGGCCACCGCTGCACCGGACGGCCTGCGGGACCGGCTCGCCGTCTCCGAGCGGCCGGCCCTCGTGCTCGGCGGCCGGCGCCGCCGGGTCAGCCGGGCGACCGTCACCGCGTTCGCGGCGGCCTGGCGGGTGCCGGTGTTCACCACGACCCGGCAGAAGGGCGCCCTCGACCCCGCGTTCCCCTTTCATGCCGGAACGTTTCTCAATGGGCGGTTCGAGAAGGCGATCCTGGACCGGGCCGATCTGGTCGTCATGATTGATCCCGAGGCGTTCGACTTCTACAACAAGCCGTGGTGCTTCGGCGCGAACCCGGTCGCGATCACCGATGAGCTGTTCACCGAGTGGATGAACCCGTTCGCCGATCGGCTGGTCCTCGATCCGGACGCCACGCTGGCCGCGCTCACCGAACGGGGCGGCGGACCATCGGCCTGGACCGCCGAGGATGTCGCCGCCTACCGGCGGGGCGTGCGCGCCACGCTCCTGCCGGACTCGGACACGTTCTCGGTGGCGCACGCGGTGGATGCGGCGCTGTCGGCGTGGCCGTCCGACGGCTACCTCGTCGCCGACGCCGGGTTCAGCAAGCCGCTGATCGCGCTACTCAGCGAGCCCACGCTGCCGGACCGGTTCCTGGCCTCGAACGCGCTGTCCACGATGGGCTACTCGATCCCGGCCGCGGTGGGGGCGCGCCGGGCCGGCGCCCGGCCGGTGCTGGCCTTCCTCGGGGACGGCTCGCTGCTCATGCGCGCCACCGAGCTGGCGGTCTCGGCCGGCGACGGCGCGCCGGCCGTGTTCGTCGTGCTCATGGACCGGGCGCTGACCCAGATCCAGGTGAAACAGGAGCGCCGGAAGCTGGCCACCGTCGGGGTCACGCTGCCGCCGATCCAGTGCGGCAAGCTGGCCGGCGCGCTCGGCATCGACGGCGTGGATGCGTACGACGCCGAGGAGCTGCGGGTCGCGGTGGCCAAGGGCCTGCACGGCGATCGGCCGATGCTCGTCGGGGCGCACGTCGATCCGGCTCCGTCCCGCCCGCTGTTCGAACTGCTGCGGGGCTGA
- a CDS encoding MFS transporter yields MVMSSSFRALRSRNYRLWATGTVVSNTGTWMQRTAQDWLVLVILTRHSAFAVGVVTGLQFAPLIAFSAHAGLIADQYSKRRVLAVTQSVMGLSALVLGTLTVTHTVRLWHVFACALLLGIASAVDNPARQAFVSEVVPRADVTSAVSLNSASLNVGRLIGPGVAGLVIAAAGTGPAILINAGSFAGVLVALARMRPGEMYASNRARRRKGQVREGLSYVRHRPDLVLVFAMTGVVSMFGLNFQLTNALMATGPFGKGPREYGLLGSVMAIGSLAGAVLAARRERPRLALLVAAGIAFGCLLTLAGVMPTYAAYAVLLVPIGLCTVTFLNSCNTAVQLSTAPALRGRVIALYVVVQQGTTPIGSPIVGWIGGVAGARWSVLSGGIAALAACLGGLLVLRRAPGISRRFAAALASADEPAPPRPAGVAGDVTTDGASGVRSP; encoded by the coding sequence ATGGTCATGAGCTCATCGTTTCGCGCGCTCCGCAGTCGGAACTACCGACTCTGGGCTACGGGCACGGTCGTCTCGAACACCGGTACCTGGATGCAGCGGACAGCCCAGGACTGGCTGGTGCTCGTCATCCTGACCCGCCACTCGGCGTTTGCCGTGGGCGTCGTCACCGGCCTGCAGTTCGCGCCGCTCATCGCGTTCTCCGCGCACGCCGGGCTGATCGCCGACCAGTACTCCAAACGGCGGGTGCTAGCGGTCACCCAGAGCGTGATGGGCCTGAGCGCGCTGGTTCTCGGCACGCTCACAGTGACGCACACGGTCCGGCTCTGGCACGTGTTCGCCTGCGCCCTGCTGCTGGGCATTGCGTCGGCGGTCGACAACCCCGCCCGCCAGGCATTCGTGTCGGAGGTCGTGCCGCGGGCGGACGTGACCAGCGCGGTGAGCCTGAACAGCGCCTCGCTCAACGTCGGACGGCTGATCGGTCCCGGCGTCGCCGGACTTGTCATCGCCGCGGCCGGCACCGGTCCGGCGATCCTGATCAACGCGGGCAGCTTCGCCGGGGTGCTGGTGGCCCTGGCCCGGATGCGCCCCGGCGAGATGTACGCGTCGAACCGTGCCCGCCGCCGCAAGGGTCAGGTCCGGGAGGGCCTGTCGTACGTCCGGCACCGTCCGGACCTCGTGCTGGTGTTCGCGATGACCGGCGTGGTCAGCATGTTCGGGCTCAACTTCCAGCTCACCAACGCACTGATGGCCACCGGGCCGTTCGGCAAGGGACCGCGCGAGTACGGCCTGCTCGGTTCGGTGATGGCGATCGGCTCGCTCGCCGGCGCCGTCCTGGCCGCGCGCCGGGAGCGGCCCCGGCTGGCACTGCTCGTCGCTGCCGGGATCGCGTTCGGCTGCCTGCTCACGCTGGCTGGCGTGATGCCGACGTACGCGGCGTACGCGGTGCTGCTGGTGCCGATCGGTCTGTGCACCGTGACGTTCCTGAACAGCTGCAACACCGCGGTGCAGCTCTCGACCGCACCCGCGCTGCGCGGGCGGGTGATCGCCCTCTACGTCGTGGTGCAGCAGGGCACGACCCCGATCGGTTCGCCGATAGTCGGCTGGATCGGCGGGGTCGCGGGCGCGCGCTGGTCGGTGCTGTCCGGCGGGATCGCGGCGCTGGCCGCCTGCCTCGGCGGGCTGCTCGTGCTCCGGCGGGCGCCCGGCATCTCCCGACGGTTCGCCGCCGCCCTGGCCTCCGCTGACGAGCCCGCGCCACCCCGGCCCGCCGGAGTCGCCGGCGACGTGACCACGGACGGGGCGTCGGGCGTCAGATCCCCTTGA